Proteins encoded within one genomic window of Candidatus Giovannonibacteria bacterium:
- a CDS encoding penicillin-binding protein, which produces MKRFLLRLAVSGVLLAGALLFFAASVNLPDLNGFEERRVAQSTKIYDRTGEVLLYDVHGEEKRTIVPFSEIPRHMKNATIAVEDDSFYQHFGFRPLAFLRAVFVNALRGSFEQGGSTITQQLAKTTLLTPQKTIFRKIKEIIISFKIEARYSKDEILNFYLNQIPYGNGAYGAEAAAETFFGKHAKDLNVKEAAYLASLPKAPSYYSPYGKHRDELDSRAAFVLERMRKLGFLSEKEYNNAKNEAVKFSPARAQGIIAPHFVIEVREELNKKFGEDAVEKSGFKVTTALDVDLQSKTEEVINKYAEENEKNFNAKNESVVAIDPKTGDVLAVVGSRNYFDIEREGNFNITTAHRQPGSALKPFIYATAFKKGFTPETVLFDLPTEFNPLCTPDGKPTAGVQEDKCYHPQNFDNKFRGPVPLREALAQSLNVPSVKTLYLAGLEESLSTARDFGITSLNEPERYGLTLVLGGGEVSLLELTSAYSVFANDGVRNPYRYILKIEDAEGKIIYEAASEPRNVIDNNIARAINDILSDNKARAPSFGEFSALYFPDKKVAAKTGTTNDYRDAWVIGYTPDVVVGAWAGNNDNSPMEKKVAGFIVAPWWHEIMEYAAGKLPPSEFVSPDPFLQNVSDQRPYARGEWRGGKEFTVDKISGGLATEYTPKELLEKKVVLEVRSILHWVDINSPQLKNWEDPVRKWAAASGLTDQNDNIIPKTYDSVHVPQNFPRISQIQLSPQKNAYDGDDLVVLRPTTEGKYHIEQADYFAGDEYLGSIKLPPFEFALNLSKTKSESNFIPVRVKIYDAVGNTAEQTINIVLKN; this is translated from the coding sequence ATGAAACGTTTTTTGTTGAGATTGGCCGTATCAGGCGTCCTCTTGGCGGGCGCTCTGCTCTTTTTTGCCGCCTCGGTAAACTTGCCGGACCTGAACGGATTTGAGGAGCGGCGAGTGGCGCAGTCCACTAAAATTTACGACCGCACCGGAGAAGTTCTGCTTTACGACGTACACGGCGAAGAAAAACGTACCATCGTTCCTTTTTCAGAAATACCGAGACACATGAAAAACGCAACAATCGCCGTAGAAGACGATTCTTTTTATCAGCATTTCGGTTTCAGGCCGCTTGCGTTCCTGCGCGCCGTTTTTGTGAACGCTCTCCGCGGCAGTTTTGAACAAGGGGGGTCTACCATAACGCAGCAGTTGGCGAAAACCACGCTGCTCACGCCGCAAAAAACGATATTTAGAAAAATAAAAGAAATAATCATATCCTTCAAAATTGAGGCGAGGTACTCCAAAGATGAAATACTTAATTTTTATCTCAATCAGATACCTTACGGCAACGGCGCCTACGGCGCAGAGGCCGCCGCAGAAACCTTCTTTGGCAAGCACGCCAAAGACCTTAACGTTAAAGAGGCGGCCTATCTTGCCTCGCTGCCCAAAGCGCCGAGCTATTACTCGCCTTACGGCAAACACAGAGACGAACTGGATTCGCGCGCCGCATTCGTCCTGGAACGAATGCGTAAGCTCGGGTTCTTGTCAGAAAAAGAATATAACAACGCAAAAAATGAAGCCGTCAAATTTTCTCCGGCGCGGGCGCAAGGCATAATCGCGCCGCATTTCGTGATTGAAGTAAGGGAGGAGCTGAATAAAAAATTCGGGGAGGACGCTGTGGAAAAATCCGGATTTAAAGTCACGACCGCTTTGGACGTCGATCTGCAGTCAAAAACGGAAGAGGTGATAAATAAATACGCCGAGGAAAACGAAAAAAATTTCAACGCCAAAAATGAAAGCGTTGTGGCGATTGACCCCAAAACCGGCGACGTTCTGGCCGTAGTCGGCTCCAGAAATTATTTTGACATAGAGCGTGAGGGAAATTTTAACATAACCACCGCCCACAGGCAGCCGGGTTCGGCGCTGAAGCCATTCATTTACGCAACAGCCTTTAAAAAGGGATTTACGCCGGAGACGGTGCTTTTTGATCTGCCGACTGAATTTAACCCTCTTTGCACTCCGGACGGAAAACCAACTGCGGGAGTTCAGGAAGACAAATGCTACCATCCGCAAAATTTTGACAATAAATTCCGCGGCCCGGTGCCACTCCGCGAAGCACTGGCCCAGTCGCTGAACGTTCCTTCCGTAAAAACGCTTTATCTCGCAGGATTGGAAGAATCTTTATCCACGGCGCGGGACTTCGGGATAACTTCCCTCAATGAGCCGGAGCGATACGGCCTTACGCTTGTTTTGGGAGGAGGAGAAGTGTCTCTACTTGAGCTGACTTCGGCTTATTCTGTTTTCGCAAACGACGGCGTGAGAAATCCTTACAGATATATATTAAAAATTGAGGATGCTGAAGGAAAAATTATTTATGAAGCCGCATCGGAGCCGCGCAATGTTATTGACAACAACATCGCCAGAGCCATAAACGATATCCTCTCCGACAATAAGGCGCGGGCGCCTTCTTTCGGAGAATTTTCCGCTCTTTATTTTCCGGATAAAAAAGTCGCCGCAAAAACCGGGACCACCAACGACTATCGCGACGCCTGGGTGATAGGATACACGCCGGACGTGGTCGTGGGCGCCTGGGCCGGAAACAACGACAACTCTCCTATGGAAAAAAAGGTTGCCGGATTTATCGTGGCCCCCTGGTGGCACGAAATTATGGAATACGCCGCGGGCAAGCTCCCACCGTCGGAATTTGTGTCTCCGGATCCGTTCCTCCAAAACGTATCCGACCAGAGGCCCTATGCGCGCGGCGAATGGAGGGGTGGAAAAGAATTCACGGTAGATAAAATTTCCGGCGGGCTTGCCACAGAGTACACACCCAAGGAACTTTTGGAAAAAAAGGTGGTCCTTGAAGTGCGGTCAATCCTCCACTGGGTAGATATAAACAGCCCCCAGCTTAAAAACTGGGAGGACCCCGTAAGAAAGTGGGCCGCAGCCAGCGGTCTCACTGACCAGAATGATAACATCATCCCTAAAACGTACGACTCCGTCCATGTTCCTCAAAACTTCCCAAGGATTTCCCAAATTCAGCTGTCTCCGCAAAAAAACGCGTACGATGGAGACGATTTAGTTGTTTTGCGGCCGACAACGGAAGGGAAATATCACATTGAACAAGCCGACTATTTTGCCGGCGATGAATATCTCGGTTCAATAAAACTGCCCCCTTTTGAGTTCGCCCTGAATTTAAGCAAGACAAAAAGCGAATCAAACTTTATACCAGTGAGGGTAAAGATTTACGACGCCGTCGGCAACACGGCCGAGCAAACAATAAATATCGTTCTGAAGAACTGA
- the dnaN gene encoding DNA polymerase III subunit beta, with product MKIQCLNKNLKSAVSIAERNTSKNQTLPILNSVFIGAEKDAIKIRATNLETAVEISVSGKIHSAGSVVVPAKTINSFLNNIPEEQIILQAQKNNLFIKTSSMETTIRGYPPEDFPIFPKVDVAESISMSSPELRFSLASVVTAASISDIKPELASVCFNIFKNSIKIAATDSFRLAEKSIVSKEARSEKMTSFLVPQRSVQEILRLLENDENVKLGANKNQIIILGEDYKFISRLTDGKFPDYEQIIPKNFKTVAIAKKNEILSNIKLASVFSGKLNDITLFFSPFKKAVLMSTSNSEVGEHSASVGAGVQGDEVTAKFNWRYLADGIPQINSEYIEFNLNGDQSPLLIKGKGDSSYVYLVMPMRGI from the coding sequence ATGAAGATACAATGTTTAAATAAGAATCTTAAATCAGCAGTTTCAATCGCAGAAAGGAATACTTCAAAAAACCAAACCTTGCCGATATTAAATTCAGTATTTATCGGCGCCGAAAAAGACGCAATAAAAATAAGAGCGACAAATTTAGAAACCGCCGTTGAAATAAGCGTGTCTGGGAAAATACATAGCGCCGGGAGCGTGGTTGTTCCGGCAAAAACAATAAATTCTTTTTTAAACAATATTCCGGAGGAGCAAATAATTCTTCAGGCGCAAAAAAACAATCTGTTTATAAAAACCAGCTCTATGGAGACAACAATCAGGGGTTATCCGCCGGAAGATTTTCCGATTTTCCCCAAAGTTGACGTAGCGGAAAGTATTTCAATGTCTTCTCCCGAATTGAGATTCTCTTTGGCGTCGGTAGTCACAGCTGCTAGTATATCCGACATAAAACCCGAGCTTGCCAGCGTCTGCTTTAATATCTTTAAAAACAGCATAAAAATCGCGGCAACCGACTCTTTCCGCCTGGCCGAGAAAAGCATAGTTTCAAAAGAAGCGCGCTCAGAAAAAATGACGTCTTTTTTGGTTCCGCAGCGCAGCGTTCAGGAGATACTCCGGCTTCTGGAAAACGACGAAAACGTCAAATTGGGGGCAAATAAAAACCAAATAATCATTCTGGGCGAAGATTATAAATTTATCTCCCGGCTCACGGACGGCAAATTTCCGGACTACGAGCAAATTATCCCTAAAAATTTTAAAACCGTCGCGATAGCTAAAAAAAATGAAATTTTATCCAACATAAAGCTTGCCAGCGTGTTTTCCGGGAAACTGAACGACATCACATTGTTTTTCAGCCCCTTCAAAAAAGCCGTTTTAATGAGCACGTCCAATTCAGAGGTCGGAGAGCATTCTGCGTCGGTTGGCGCGGGCGTCCAGGGCGACGAAGTGACCGCGAAGTTCAATTGGAGATATCTGGCGGACGGCATCCCTCAAATAAATAGCGAGTATATTGAATTTAACTTAAACGGCGACCAATCCCCCTTGCTCATAAAAGGAAAGGGAGACAGCTCCTACGTTTATTTAGTGATGCCGATGCGGGGAATTTAA
- the dnaA gene encoding chromosomal replication initiator protein DnaA, translating to MNNEELWSQALNDIELAVSRANFVTWFKDTHILDFADGVVTVGAPNGFSKEWLENKFHKFILKSLRSRVPEIRAINYSIAASSTPQAARIKPHKEFAPQPEEQLEFKDFYVDPKTNLNPKYTLDTFIVGSFNELAHAAALAVIKSPGRVYNPLFIYGGVGLGKTHLLQAIGNAILKNGPPKKIYYISSEKFSNELVSSLQNNAVHSFKEKYREFDLLVVDDVQFFSNKTKTQEEFFYTFNALHEAGKQVVFSSDRPPKSIPDIGERLLSRMEAGVIVDISEPEYESRLAILKSKTAERKIGLPETTLELIAMLIQKNIRELEGALNTIYMQSKHQNRVLSQDDIKSILSRNIKPKNAATPSQIIKTVAEFYDIPEKSIYEHTRKTEVVRPRQVAMYLIREDLKGSYPFIGQKFGGMDHTTAIHAYEKIIQEAKKDSRLEEEIKRIREKYQNQQK from the coding sequence ATGAATAACGAGGAGCTTTGGTCGCAAGCATTGAACGATATAGAACTGGCCGTGTCACGCGCAAATTTCGTGACGTGGTTTAAAGACACCCATATCTTAGACTTTGCGGACGGGGTGGTTACCGTCGGCGCGCCCAATGGTTTCTCTAAAGAGTGGCTGGAAAACAAATTTCATAAATTTATCCTAAAATCCCTGCGCTCCCGCGTGCCGGAGATAAGGGCGATAAATTACTCCATAGCCGCGTCGTCAACGCCCCAAGCCGCGAGAATCAAGCCGCACAAGGAATTTGCTCCCCAGCCGGAGGAACAGCTTGAATTCAAAGACTTTTACGTGGACCCAAAAACGAATCTCAACCCCAAGTATACTCTGGACACTTTCATTGTCGGCTCGTTTAACGAACTGGCGCACGCCGCGGCGCTCGCGGTCATTAAAAGCCCCGGCAGGGTTTATAACCCGCTCTTCATTTACGGCGGCGTCGGGCTGGGAAAGACACACCTTCTGCAGGCGATCGGGAACGCAATCTTAAAAAACGGGCCGCCCAAGAAAATTTATTACATCTCGTCGGAGAAATTCAGCAACGAGCTCGTCAGCTCCCTGCAAAACAACGCCGTGCACAGCTTCAAAGAAAAATACCGCGAGTTTGATTTGCTGGTGGTAGACGACGTCCAATTCTTTTCCAACAAAACCAAAACCCAGGAGGAGTTTTTCTACACCTTCAACGCTTTGCATGAGGCCGGCAAGCAGGTGGTTTTCTCCTCCGACAGGCCGCCCAAATCCATTCCCGACATCGGCGAAAGGCTGCTCTCCAGGATGGAGGCAGGGGTGATTGTGGATATATCCGAGCCGGAATACGAATCGCGGCTGGCTATATTAAAATCCAAGACGGCCGAGCGGAAAATCGGCCTGCCGGAGACGACGCTCGAACTTATAGCCATGCTCATACAAAAAAACATAAGAGAGCTGGAGGGCGCGTTAAACACAATTTACATGCAATCAAAACACCAGAACAGAGTATTAAGCCAGGACGACATAAAGAGCATATTAAGCAGAAATATAAAGCCGAAAAACGCCGCGACCCCCAGCCAAATAATCAAGACCGTGGCCGAATTTTACGACATACCGGAAAAATCAATATATGAGCACACCCGCAAGACCGAAGTCGTGCGCCCGCGTCAGGTAGCGATGTATCTCATACGCGAGGATTTAAAAGGATCTTATCCTTTCATCGGCCAAAAGTTTGGGGGGATGGACCACACCACGGCAATACACGCCTACGAAAAAATAATCCAGGAGGCCAAAAAGGATTCAAGACTTGAGGAGGAGATTAAAAGAATACGGGAAAAATATCAAAACCAGCAAAAATAA
- the rpmH gene encoding 50S ribosomal protein L34, producing the protein MSVTYQPKKRKRARTHGFLKRMRLKAGRNVLRRRRRKGRRRLAV; encoded by the coding sequence ATGTCTGTCACTTATCAACCCAAAAAAAGGAAGAGGGCGCGCACCCATGGTTTTTTAAAAAGAATGCGGCTAAAAGCCGGGCGGAATGTTCTCCGGCGGAGGAGGCGAAAGGGCAGACGCCGCCTTGCTGTTTGA
- a CDS encoding ribonuclease P protein component yields MRISRKDLERFFKQKSFGVRGETLSARVSANRIGKARFAFVVSGPKNRGAALRNLARRRMSAAVEKFLETAKTGRDIVFFMKIQDRRVPEFKIIMEDVKNVLA; encoded by the coding sequence ATGAGAATTAGCCGTAAAGATTTAGAAAGATTTTTTAAACAAAAATCTTTCGGCGTTCGCGGGGAAACGTTATCCGCGCGAGTTTCGGCGAACCGCATTGGCAAAGCACGCTTTGCTTTTGTGGTTTCCGGGCCGAAGAACCGCGGAGCGGCTTTGAGGAATCTCGCCAGAAGGCGCATGAGTGCGGCGGTGGAGAAATTTTTGGAAACAGCTAAAACTGGCAGGGACATTGTTTTTTTTATGAAAATACAGGACAGGCGCGTCCCGGAATTTAAAATAATTATGGAAGATGTAAAAAATGTCCTTGCTTAA
- a CDS encoding YidC/Oxa1 family membrane protein insertase, giving the protein MSLLKTLFHEIFYLPILNALVFLTSVLPGHDLGLAVILLTALIRALMFPMTHKMLHTQNAMKRIEPEVKKIYEEKKNREEQAKALMELYKKHGINPLSGFFMLLIQLPLLIAMYRVFWRGIPFNASEVYGLLSASGPINLIFLGLIPLTEASVGMAALAAISQFWQAKLAMPPKVFSAKDKNDPPDRQAGMGRAMQWQMLYVFPIIIFVISFKLPAAVSLYWTAMNVFAIVHEAVVRRSASRRSGGASYGGK; this is encoded by the coding sequence ATGTCCTTGCTTAAAACGCTGTTTCATGAAATTTTTTACCTGCCGATTTTAAACGCGCTTGTTTTTTTGACGTCCGTTCTGCCCGGACACGACTTGGGGCTTGCCGTTATTTTGCTGACCGCGCTCATCAGGGCGCTGATGTTCCCCATGACGCACAAAATGCTCCATACCCAGAATGCGATGAAGCGCATAGAGCCGGAGGTGAAGAAAATTTACGAAGAGAAAAAAAACCGCGAAGAACAGGCAAAAGCGCTTATGGAGCTTTACAAAAAACACGGCATCAATCCCCTCTCCGGTTTTTTTATGCTTTTGATACAACTGCCCCTGCTTATAGCTATGTATAGAGTTTTTTGGCGCGGCATACCTTTCAATGCTTCGGAGGTTTACGGGCTTTTGAGCGCGTCCGGACCGATAAATCTGATATTTTTGGGCCTTATTCCGCTTACAGAGGCCAGTGTGGGCATGGCCGCCTTGGCCGCAATTTCGCAATTCTGGCAGGCAAAATTAGCGATGCCCCCCAAGGTTTTTTCAGCCAAAGACAAAAACGACCCGCCCGACCGGCAGGCGGGCATGGGCCGTGCCATGCAGTGGCAAATGCTCTATGTGTTCCCCATAATTATTTTTGTCATAAGTTTTAAGCTCCCGGCCGCCGTTTCCCTCTACTGGACGGCGATGAACGTTTTTGCTATAGTGCACGAAGCGGTTGTCCGCAGGTCCGCCAGTCGGCGGAGCGGAGGCGCTTCGTATGGAGGAAAATAA
- a CDS encoding nucleotidyltransferase produces MEQIDPRRLLVNVAQILERLNIPYIITGGIAVLVWGRPRFTADIDIVVELKTSDISKLEKALRELSGAGYIDKQSIEKAILQEGEFNFVDGETGVKVDFWMLKRNAFDVSRLRRKIAKEILGQKVYFSSPEDLILIKLQWFKESGSSRQLEDVESILKISGSELDIEYLKMWALRIGVAEMLEKLLIKKI; encoded by the coding sequence ATGGAACAAATAGATCCGAGACGACTTCTGGTTAATGTCGCGCAAATTCTTGAGCGCCTTAATATTCCCTATATCATTACTGGCGGAATTGCGGTCTTGGTTTGGGGCAGACCAAGATTTACCGCCGATATAGACATAGTTGTGGAATTAAAAACAAGCGATATCTCCAAGCTGGAAAAGGCCCTGCGAGAATTAAGCGGAGCTGGATATATTGACAAGCAATCCATCGAAAAAGCAATTTTACAAGAAGGCGAATTTAATTTCGTAGACGGGGAAACCGGCGTAAAAGTTGACTTTTGGATGTTAAAAAGAAACGCGTTTGACGTTTCCCGGCTACGAAGAAAAATAGCCAAAGAGATTCTTGGCCAAAAAGTGTATTTTTCCTCGCCAGAAGATCTCATTTTAATAAAATTGCAATGGTTTAAAGAATCAGGATCAAGCCGTCAGCTGGAAGACGTTGAATCCATCTTAAAAATTTCTGGCTCCGAACTTGATATAGAATATCTGAAAATGTGGGCTTTAAGGATTGGCGTGGCCGAAATGCTGGAAAAGTTATTAATTAAAAAGATATAA
- a CDS encoding ATP-binding protein, with protein MALLDIFRKKEKPAEITPVFPEEIYRAGTLELRDIIAPAALEVAANNVRLGEKLMRTLFVFALPRFLSSNWFSPVINLDKVFDVSIFIHPVDTAAVLRKLQRKVAEVQSQIAIRQEKGLVRDPVLDTAFQDLESLRDKLQQAQERLFNFGLYVAVYGNTMEELDKVEAEIKSMLESRLVYAKPALFQQKEGLGSVFPQATDKLAVNNFLNSSPASSIFPFVSFDLTSNKGILYGINSHNNSLVLFDRFSLENYNSVIFAKAGAGKSYATKLEILRSLMFETDVIVIDPEREYEYLAEAVGGRYFNISLTSHHHINPFDLPTPREDESPADVLRSHIINLVGLFRIMLGGLTPEEDAVIDRAITETYASRDITTDSDFQKAVPPILSDLELVLANMEGGESLAQRLRKFTKGTWAGFINQPTNVDINQKLAVFSVRDMEDELRPVAMYLIINYIWSAVRAELKKRILVVDEAWWIMKNEDGASFLYGIAKRARKYYLGVATITQDVGDFLNSPYGKPLITNSSIQILLRQSPASIEVLKQNFNLTEEEKFLLLESDVGEGLFFAGLKHVAIKILASYTEDQLITSDPAQLLAIKKAKQDFSQQQT; from the coding sequence ATGGCGCTATTAGATATATTTAGAAAAAAAGAAAAGCCGGCGGAGATAACTCCGGTTTTTCCGGAGGAAATTTACCGCGCCGGAACCTTGGAGCTCCGCGACATCATTGCGCCGGCCGCTTTGGAGGTGGCGGCGAACAACGTGCGGCTTGGGGAAAAACTGATGCGGACGCTTTTCGTCTTCGCGCTCCCGAGATTTTTGTCTTCAAACTGGTTCAGCCCCGTGATAAATCTGGACAAGGTTTTTGACGTATCAATTTTCATCCATCCGGTTGACACGGCCGCAGTCCTGCGGAAACTCCAGAGAAAAGTCGCCGAGGTGCAGTCGCAAATCGCCATCCGCCAGGAAAAAGGACTGGTGCGTGACCCGGTTTTGGACACGGCTTTCCAGGATCTGGAATCACTGCGGGACAAGCTTCAGCAGGCGCAGGAACGGCTTTTTAACTTCGGGCTTTATGTCGCCGTCTACGGCAATACAATGGAAGAGTTGGATAAGGTGGAAGCGGAGATAAAATCAATGCTGGAGTCGCGTCTTGTCTACGCCAAGCCGGCGCTCTTCCAGCAAAAAGAAGGGCTGGGGTCCGTATTCCCGCAGGCAACGGACAAGCTGGCGGTAAACAACTTTTTAAACTCATCCCCGGCGTCCAGCATTTTTCCGTTCGTTTCCTTTGACCTTACTTCCAACAAAGGAATTCTCTACGGCATAAATTCTCACAACAACTCTTTGGTGCTTTTTGACAGGTTTTCTCTGGAAAACTACAACTCGGTTATTTTCGCCAAGGCCGGAGCCGGAAAGTCCTACGCGACCAAACTGGAAATTCTGCGCTCCTTGATGTTTGAAACGGACGTGATAGTCATAGACCCGGAGAGGGAGTATGAATATCTGGCGGAGGCGGTCGGCGGAAGATATTTCAACATATCCCTGACCTCGCACCACCACATAAATCCTTTTGACTTGCCGACGCCCCGGGAGGACGAGTCTCCGGCCGACGTCCTGCGCTCGCACATCATAAACCTGGTGGGGCTTTTTCGGATAATGCTCGGCGGGCTGACGCCGGAAGAAGACGCCGTGATTGACCGGGCTATTACCGAGACCTATGCTTCGCGCGACATAACCACCGACTCCGATTTTCAAAAAGCGGTCCCGCCGATACTTTCCGATTTGGAGCTGGTACTCGCGAATATGGAAGGCGGGGAGTCCTTAGCGCAGCGGCTCCGAAAATTCACCAAAGGGACCTGGGCTGGTTTCATCAACCAGCCGACCAATGTTGATATAAACCAAAAGCTGGCGGTTTTCTCGGTGCGCGACATGGAAGACGAGCTTCGGCCGGTGGCGATGTATCTGATTATCAACTACATCTGGAGCGCCGTCCGCGCAGAGCTCAAAAAAAGAATTTTGGTGGTGGACGAGGCATGGTGGATTATGAAAAACGAGGACGGAGCGTCGTTTCTCTACGGCATCGCCAAGCGGGCGAGAAAATATTATCTGGGGGTTGCCACCATTACACAGGATGTTGGCGACTTTTTGAATTCTCCCTACGGGAAGCCCTTAATCACCAACTCTTCAATCCAGATACTGCTCCGCCAATCCCCGGCGTCAATAGAAGTTCTGAAGCAGAATTTCAATCTTACCGAGGAAGAAAAGTTTTTGCTTTTGGAATCCGACGTCGGCGAGGGTTTGTTTTTCGCCGGACTCAAGCACGTGGCAATTAAAATTTTGGCCTCCTACACCGAAGACCAATTAATTACTTCCGACCCTGCCCAGCTTTTGGCGATTAAAAAAGCAAAACAGGATTTTAGCCAGCAACAAACATAA
- a CDS encoding PrgI family protein: MQHQVPQFIDIEDKIFGPLTAKQFFYMLGGAAIIFLMYVYLQLWLVIFLGAPVAAFTGALAFLKINGQPFIKVLAAALNYSSSARLYLWKKTPPSLSIPPGGKKPSEPGGAPKLTQSKLQDLSWSLDIQKQLKR; the protein is encoded by the coding sequence ATGCAGCATCAAGTTCCGCAATTTATAGACATAGAAGACAAGATTTTCGGTCCCTTGACCGCAAAGCAGTTTTTCTACATGCTGGGCGGTGCGGCGATTATTTTTTTGATGTATGTTTATCTTCAGCTTTGGCTGGTTATATTTTTGGGCGCGCCGGTGGCTGCTTTCACTGGAGCGCTGGCGTTTTTGAAAATAAACGGCCAGCCGTTTATTAAAGTGCTCGCGGCCGCATTGAATTATTCTTCTTCGGCGAGATTATATTTATGGAAGAAAACCCCGCCCAGCTTATCGATCCCGCCCGGCGGGAAGAAACCTTCGGAGCCGGGCGGGGCTCCAAAGCTCACCCAAAGCAAATTACAAGACCTGTCCTGGTCGCTGGATATTCAAAAGCAATTAAAGAGATGA
- the rsmA gene encoding ribosomal RNA small subunit methyltransferase A, producing MRKLSWSKNRRLGQHFLNNKKILEEMARAAKISKQDIVLEVGPGMGSLTEILAARAKKVIAVEKDRELIPVLREKFKDFKNMEIIEGDVLKIFNFQFPIFNKFKNFKVVANLPYYITSRFLRLFLSETKFRSKLIVLMVQKEVAERICAKPPRMNLLALSVQAYAEPEIIRYVSKNFFSPPPKVDSVIIKITPLIPLTLRGKAKKSSPLKVRGAGGVMGVEKILAVAKIAFQQKRKMLRHSIGKKITLPEKYQNKRPEELSLKDWAEILRYN from the coding sequence ATGAGGAAATTATCGTGGAGTAAAAACAGGCGCCTAGGGCAGCATTTTTTAAACAATAAAAAAATTCTGGAGGAGATGGCGCGCGCGGCCAAGATTTCAAAACAAGATATTGTTTTGGAAGTCGGGCCTGGAATGGGCTCGCTTACAGAGATTTTGGCCGCGCGCGCCAAAAAAGTGATTGCCGTGGAAAAAGACCGCGAATTGATTCCGGTTTTGCGCGAAAAATTTAAAGATTTTAAGAATATGGAAATCATTGAAGGAGATGTGCTCAAAATTTTCAATTTTCAATTTCCAATTTTCAATAAATTTAAAAATTTTAAAGTCGTCGCCAACCTTCCCTACTACATAACCTCGCGCTTTTTACGTCTATTTCTGTCCGAAACTAAGTTTCGGTCAAAACTTATTGTGCTAATGGTGCAAAAAGAGGTCGCGGAAAGAATCTGCGCGAAACCTCCGCGCATGAATTTGCTGGCGCTTTCCGTCCAAGCTTACGCTGAGCCGGAAATTATCCGCTACGTCTCAAAAAATTTTTTCTCGCCTCCGCCAAAAGTTGATTCTGTAATAATTAAGATAACCCCCTTAATCCCCCTTACTTTAAGGGGGAAAGCAAAAAAGAGTTCCCCTCTTAAGGTAAGAGGGGCTGGGGGAGTTATGGGTGTTGAAAAAATTCTTGCCGTTGCAAAAATTGCCTTCCAGCAAAAACGCAAAATGTTGCGGCATTCAATCGGCAAAAAAATCACATTGCCGGAAAAATATCAAAACAAGCGCCCCGAGGAACTTTCGCTCAAGGACTGGGCTGAAATATTAAGGTATAATTAA